A region of the Methyloprofundus sedimenti genome:
ATTCAAGATATTTATTAGAAGTAGATATGTAAATATGCTAGGAAGAAGGCACTGCGTTCCAGATTAAACGGATGTGGTATACTTTGCCAAATTTGATTGATGACAGATTAGACTTAGGCATAGTAAATGATTAAACAACGAACATTAAAAAATACCATCAGAGCAACGGGTGTCGGTCTGCATACAGGGAATAAAATTTATCTGACCCTGCATCCAGCCGCAATTAATACAGGGATTAAATTCAGACGAGTTGATCTAGAGGAACCGGTTACAATTGATGCTATTCCGTATAATGTTGGTGAGACAACGTTGTCTACAACACTGGTAAAAGATGGCGTAAAAATATCGACTATTGAACATTTGCTCTCTGCCATGGCAGGTTTAGGTATCGATAATGCACTGATTGATGTTACCGCAGCGGAAGTACCCATCATGGATGGAAGTGCAGGGCCGTTTGTGTTTTTGATTCAATCGGCAGGTGTTCAAGAACAAGACGCACCAAAGAAATATATCAGGATTAAGCATGAAGTTAAAGTAACTGATGGTGATAAATGGGCGACTTTTTTGCCTATGAACGGTTTTAAAGTGACTTTTACTATAGATTTTGAACACCCTGCATTTGGTGAAAATGTCAAAACCGCAACTATGGATTTTTCCTCTACTACTTTTGTTAGAGAAGTCAGCCGTGCTCGCACCTTTGGCTTTATGAAGGATATAGAATTTTTACGCGAGAATAATCTGGCCCTAGGTGGTAGTTTGGATAATGCAATTGTGATTGATGATGATAAAGTCCTCAACGAAGGTGGTTTACGTTATGCCGACGAATTTGTAAAACACAAAATGCTGGATGCTATTGGTGATTTATATTTGTTAGGCCACAGCTTGATTGGAGAGTATCAAGGTTTTAAATCCGGACATGGCTTAAACAATCAGCTATTAAGAGCGCTGATGGCTGATACTGATGCCTGGGAAAAGGTAACTTTTGAAAATGATGAAGATGCACCGATTCCATTTATGCGTTCAGCTGAAAGTCGTGCTGACGAATAAATAATAGTAGGTAAAAATTTGCGTTTTTTAGTCGATTAAAGATTCATCAGGTGTGGTTAGAGCAGAATAACGTCTGCTCAACCAACTATCAAGCAAGTACTGGCAAGAAAGTGGACATGCTGTTGTTTAACGATTATATTTTTGTAAGGTCTTACTTAATCCCAATAACGCATCCTTTAATTTACCCTCCGCGAGAGAGTTTGCATTATCTCGAAGCAGGTTTATATTCTCATCCGATGGGATTATTTTTGTTACCTCCTTTTTCATCTTAAATGGCTCAGGTCTTAGGACTCTGATCCGAATCCTGTTAATTCTTTCATTGCTTTGGGCGTTGACTGCCTGCTGTATTTGAGCGGTACAAAAACGTAGCTGAGATGCCCAGGCAGCCGAACCGACATAAACCATTAAACTGTTATTATTAATAACGCAATCCTTGATATGCATTTGCAGTTGCTTTGGGCTCGCTGCAACTATGATACGTAGAATCCGCTGATGCTTTATTAATCGTAGCTGAATGGCAGATGTATGAGAAAAAGCAGACGCAGGTTTAAAGCTCATGAATAATGCCGGGCATAAGTCGGTTTAACAAAACTTAGATACAAAGCAGTCGATAAGCCTGATGAGCCATAAATCATCGCCATCACCATAATTTGATAGCGGGCAGCAATAAAAGGTGAAATACCCGAGAGTATTTGCCCGGTCATCATCCCCGGTAACGAGACTAAGCCGACAGCAAATAAAGAATTAATCACCGGAATCATGGCTGCCTGAAAAGCAAAATTTCGCGCTTCGATATAACTATGTGTATTGTGCAGTTCAGAATCTAGCCTTTCGGCAGCGAGACTCACACTATTCATGCTATTGGCAAACACCATGCCAGCAATAGGAACCATATAATGTGGCGCATACCACGGCGTTAAATGCAGGGTACCCTGAGTAATCAACAGCAGTGTTAGACCCCCGCCAAGTACAATGGCAGTAAAAGCATATTTATAGAGTGCTAAACGTAGTTCGGGGACAGTACTAAGAGCAATCCAGCTTGATGCAACGCACATAATGAACAAAATAAGCAAAATGGTGCCACTATTTTGTGCTGCAAAGATAAAAGTTAAAGCATAGCCAACTAATGCTAGCTGAGACAACATTCGAATCAACGCATACACCGAATGCATAACATTCAATGACCAACGTGTGAAAATCAATAAAACCAGCAGTGCAGGTATTAAAGATAAAGCGAGACTGCTTAAACTGATGGTTTCGATGCTGTTCACAAGGCTGATTAAAAAATATTATTTTGGTTTTAGGGGGTGTAAATTATCAATATGGTTGAAATCAACTCCGACACTAATAATAAAACTGGTGGCCTCTTCAATATTCATTTTTGATTTAACAATTTTGGATTCATGCACAATCACAGTAAAGCCTGATGTAGGATTAGGTGAAGTCGGAATAAACAGAATATACATATCCTCGACCCTGTTAGTTACATAAGCAGGTACCCAGACATCCTCTTTTGGATATTCGGTAAAAACAACTTCACGCGCTTGTTTTTGTCCATGCCCAGTAAACAGATTAACGACTTTTTTGATTACCCGATATATTGAATTTAATAATGGAATGCGGTTAACGATATTATCGATTAAACGAATGATCCAGGAACCTTCAACAATCGTTAAACGATATCCTACATAAACAAACAAATAAAAGCTAAAAACAAAGATAGAAATGGTAATTAAATAATTATCCCAGTAACCATAAACAAACTGAAAGGTACCAGAAATAAGCTCTTTCATAAATAAAACAATTTGTAACACCACAACAATCGGGATAAATGCAAAAACGCCTATAAGAAAATAATTGGCAATGCGTTTAATATAGCTATTCATAACGGTTCCTTTTAGTTTTATTATTTTTGGTTGTTAAAAGTTCAAAGATTTGACTATTAATAAGACTCCCGAAAAAGCCAGAAAGAATGCAAATAACTGAGTATATTTTTGATTATCAATTTGTGTGTAGATAAATTCTTCAGTAAACAAAAAAACAACAACGGAAATTTGTAATAACAACATGTTATCGGTATAAGGCATTCCGCTTTCATAACCTATAAGATACAAGGTGAGTAATTGAAATACTGCGAAAGTCGCATAGCAAATAGCGATAGTAACGCGGGTAATATTTTTAGAGTGGCCTTGTTCATGCACTAGTGCGGTTAGCAAAGAGCCACCTAAATTGGTAATACCATGAACAATACCCATGATTATCAAATATAGTTTTTCATATCGGATCATTGCTCTTAGAGATTGTTCAATACGCGGAAAGAAATTCTTTAGTGCAACAAAGATTAAAAATAGTCCAATCAGCAGGCCAATATTTACTTTAATGTTGGTAATAATAAACAGAAAAAAAACGATACAAGGAATGCTGTACAACAGAACATTTTTATACAGATCAAAGTTGATATAGTTGTAATGCTTCACTACTTGTAGCATATTGATAGCAATAGAAATAGGCAATAACACGGAGAGTGTATAGCTAAAATCATAACCCAGTAACAGCAGCAAAGGTGTACCAAATAGCAGGATACCAACGCCAAATAATGACTGAATAACGGTCGTAAGGATTAAGGCAGCTAAAATATCAACAGGCATACATTTCACAGTGTCAATTTACAATGCTACTAAGTATACCTTGCATTCAGTGAGTTCTGTATAAGAAATATACAAAATACCACATCGACATAAATAGATGATTATTCTACAAAGGGGAATCCTGACAAAATGATTATTGATATGAAAATAGTGTGCAAGCTGGGAGCAAGAAAAATTCTTATTGCGATAATGATTCCCCTAAAGTTGTCAGTATATATTTTAAAAGTTCCAACGTCAGCTATCAAGTTGTGCAAACATCAAATCTATCATCGCAATGTGAATAAAAACGGTGCTTGAGTCAGTTAATACTGCGTAATACTTACTCAATCGCTGATAACGATAAAGCCACACAAAGGTTCTTTCAACAATCCTTCGATGTGGTAATGATTTAACCCCTTTCCTGAATACCCATAACCCCCTCAGCCAATTTAAATAGGCGTCCTGGCATATACAGAGTTCGCATAGCCATATAGCCCAATCGAGGTTACATGTCCACCCATTGGAAGCGCTCACGTATAACTTCTGTGGTCAACACTGGCTACGTTTACTAAATCGAAAACCGGCATTCAGCTCAGCCAATGGCTCGATGTCGAATCAACTGTGGACACCGTTTGTGGTCGACAATAAGGAGGCACTAAAGGTTATAATTGCAAAAAGAAATGGCCCGTTCTTACCCTTTCAAAACTGTTTTTCTAACGGAAACAAACGAAATTTCACAAGCCTGGTTCAGGACAGGCAATGCCTTTACGAGCAACGGTGTGGTTGAATTTACGAAACAGCTACTGGCACACTTACCCAATCGAATACGTATTCTTCCTCTAGGTGACAGTGGTTATTTTGTAAGCGACTTACTTGAGTTGCCTGATATCAGGGGGCATGGTTATTTGATCAAGGTGAAGTCCAAGAGTTTGGTTGCACGGCTGACCGATCCAACCTGGGGCACTATTAAAGGCACCCCCCCGATTTGGTAGCAATGCGAATCGCAGTATCGATGTAACGGCCGGCCTCTGCGCTGGATGGCTCAATCTCTGCTCGATCATCCGTATATCCTAGAAGCATCTTATTGAGATGTAAGCGTATTGATGATGTGCTACATAACCCTTAAGCACTTCATTTATGCGCGTTTGCCAGTAACAATCAGCATTAAGATTTTCCACATGGTTTAACAGGTTAACCTATTTTTAACCCTGATTATAAGTTTGCTCAAATCGCGCAATAAATGTAGCTAATTCTGCTACAGGCAAATGATTAATTCCCGCCGCTGCCCTACGACCTCCGCCGGTTGTAAATGACGCACACAGTGCATCCGCATGGGTTTTATTGTTTAACGGGGCCCGAACACTAACCTGATAATCACCCGCCGGAGTGTAAGTTAACACAGCATGAGCCCTGTCCGGGGACTGGTTTGCTAAATCATTACTATATACTCCGCTGACTCGTCTTGTCCAGCCGTGATCCGGTAATATAAAAACGGCAATTTTTGCGCTGCTATATTCCGGGTGTACTTGTTCTGCACGATGCATGTCCTCTAAATAACCATTTTCTAGTTGCTGATAGATAAGGTGACTATTGCTTATAAAATCAAGTGGTGAGGCATAGCTTGCCATTTCAAGATAGAGTTTGTCTGGGGCAAAGTGCAAATCTTCAAGACAACTACCATAACCATTGTAGTTAATATAGGTACCAAGCTTTTGCAGTAGCTGAAGATCCTGTGTGCTGATGTCAGTGGTATTGGCAAGATATTTAGCGCTACCGTGCAAATTGTCACCAAAAGCAGCGGTAATGGCCCAAAGAGGAAACTGATTTTCAAGCTGCTTATTGATAATTAAACTGGTACAAGTATCTGAGCTGGTATCAATTAAAGCAGTTAAATTAGGGTGCTGTGGAATATCACCAGTCTGGTGATGATCAGCATAAAATATTATTGCACCTCTAGCCAGAAAATCATTTAACGGTGCGATATTTTTTTGCATGGAAATATCTAAAACAGTGAGTCGGTCGCCTGCCTGGACATTAATTTTTTTCAGTAATTGTATATCTCGCTTTATACCGGTAATTAAAGTCGACTCAATTGGCTGGGCAAGACGTAGTTGTATAAGTGCACAGATACCATCTGCATCACCATTAAAGATATCGTAATTCATTAGTTGTTTTTTTCGGGCAAGATGTTTCTTTCGCGCAATAATGCGATGACTTGCGCCGCGGATTCTTCAAGAGATAGAGCGTTTGTATCAATTTTTAATTCTGGCTTAACAGGTGCTTCATAGGGTGAAGAGATACCCGTAAAATCTTTAATTTCACCATCTCTGGCTCTCTTGTATAAACCTTTAACATCTCTAGTTTCACAGACTTCTAACGGGCAGAAACAGTGTATTTCGATAAAGTCACCATGTGGCATTAAGCTTCTCGCCATTTCGCGCTCTTCTTTAAACGGCGATATAAAAGCTGTCAGAGTAATAACCCCTGCTTCTAACATCAGCTTTGCTGCTTCACTAATGCGGCGAATATTTTCTTTACGATCCTGGTCATTAAAGCCAAGGTCTTTATTAAGGCCATGACGAACATTGTCGCCGTCCAGAACAAAAGTATGCAGACCAAGCTGGTAAAGTTGATCTTCTACTGCATGAGCAAGTGTT
Encoded here:
- the lpxC gene encoding UDP-3-O-acyl-N-acetylglucosamine deacetylase, which encodes MIKQRTLKNTIRATGVGLHTGNKIYLTLHPAAINTGIKFRRVDLEEPVTIDAIPYNVGETTLSTTLVKDGVKISTIEHLLSAMAGLGIDNALIDVTAAEVPIMDGSAGPFVFLIQSAGVQEQDAPKKYIRIKHEVKVTDGDKWATFLPMNGFKVTFTIDFEHPAFGENVKTATMDFSSTTFVREVSRARTFGFMKDIEFLRENNLALGGSLDNAIVIDDDKVLNEGGLRYADEFVKHKMLDAIGDLYLLGHSLIGEYQGFKSGHGLNNQLLRALMADTDAWEKVTFENDEDAPIPFMRSAESRADE
- a CDS encoding DciA family protein, yielding MSFKPASAFSHTSAIQLRLIKHQRILRIIVAASPKQLQMHIKDCVINNNSLMVYVGSAAWASQLRFCTAQIQQAVNAQSNERINRIRIRVLRPEPFKMKKEVTKIIPSDENINLLRDNANSLAEGKLKDALLGLSKTLQKYNR
- a CDS encoding ABC transporter permease — protein: MNSIETISLSSLALSLIPALLVLLIFTRWSLNVMHSVYALIRMLSQLALVGYALTFIFAAQNSGTILLILFIMCVASSWIALSTVPELRLALYKYAFTAIVLGGGLTLLLITQGTLHLTPWYAPHYMVPIAGMVFANSMNSVSLAAERLDSELHNTHSYIEARNFAFQAAMIPVINSLFAVGLVSLPGMMTGQILSGISPFIAARYQIMVMAMIYGSSGLSTALYLSFVKPTYARHYS
- a CDS encoding DUF502 domain-containing protein codes for the protein MNSYIKRIANYFLIGVFAFIPIVVVLQIVLFMKELISGTFQFVYGYWDNYLITISIFVFSFYLFVYVGYRLTIVEGSWIIRLIDNIVNRIPLLNSIYRVIKKVVNLFTGHGQKQAREVVFTEYPKEDVWVPAYVTNRVEDMYILFIPTSPNPTSGFTVIVHESKIVKSKMNIEEATSFIISVGVDFNHIDNLHPLKPK
- a CDS encoding TSUP family transporter, with the protein product MPVDILAALILTTVIQSLFGVGILLFGTPLLLLLGYDFSYTLSVLLPISIAINMLQVVKHYNYINFDLYKNVLLYSIPCIVFFLFIITNIKVNIGLLIGLFLIFVALKNFFPRIEQSLRAMIRYEKLYLIIMGIVHGITNLGGSLLTALVHEQGHSKNITRVTIAICYATFAVFQLLTLYLIGYESGMPYTDNMLLLQISVVVFLFTEEFIYTQIDNQKYTQLFAFFLAFSGVLLIVKSLNF
- a CDS encoding DHH family phosphoesterase encodes the protein MNYDIFNGDADGICALIQLRLAQPIESTLITGIKRDIQLLKKINVQAGDRLTVLDISMQKNIAPLNDFLARGAIIFYADHHQTGDIPQHPNLTALIDTSSDTCTSLIINKQLENQFPLWAITAAFGDNLHGSAKYLANTTDISTQDLQLLQKLGTYINYNGYGSCLEDLHFAPDKLYLEMASYASPLDFISNSHLIYQQLENGYLEDMHRAEQVHPEYSSAKIAVFILPDHGWTRRVSGVYSNDLANQSPDRAHAVLTYTPAGDYQVSVRAPLNNKTHADALCASFTTGGGRRAAAGINHLPVAELATFIARFEQTYNQG
- the cysC gene encoding adenylyl-sulfate kinase, which gives rise to MSELSDKSSNVVWHQSTVSRTRREEKNQHKSVVLWFTGLSGSGKSTLAHAVEDQLYQLGLHTFVLDGDNVRHGLNKDLGFNDQDRKENIRRISEAAKLMLEAGVITLTAFISPFKEEREMARSLMPHGDFIEIHCFCPLEVCETRDVKGLYKRARDGEIKDFTGISSPYEAPVKPELKIDTNALSLEESAAQVIALLRERNILPEKNN